One window of the Sparus aurata chromosome 7, fSpaAur1.1, whole genome shotgun sequence genome contains the following:
- the sdcbp2 gene encoding syntenin-2 translates to MSLYPSLEDLKVDKVIKAQAQFAQTTTPMPAITEGTYQPQPATAGMPGSSLYPNLEELGDYMGLALNSDEVQRNLALVPVADNQVALPSSSGVGAMVRPVTGADVGIRRAEIRPGLREIILCKDQDGKVGLRLRAIDNGVFVQLVQANSPAALAGLRFGDQVLQINGQNCAGWSVDKSHKALKAAAETRIELVVRDRPFQRTVTMHKDSSGHVGFIYKSGKITSLVKDGSAARNGLLTEHYICEINGQNVIGLKDSQIKDILTTSPTAMTITIMPKFIYEHMIKRMSTGLLRSAMDHSVPEV, encoded by the exons ATGTCTCTGTATCCATCCCTCGAGGACCTTAAGGTTGACAAGGTTATCAAG GCCCAGGCCCAGTTTGCCCAGACAACCACCCCCATGCCAGCCATCACTGAGGGAACCTACCAGCCTCAGCCTGCCACTGCTGGGATGCCCGGATCGA GCTTGTACCCGAACCTCGAAGAGCTGGGAGACTACATGGGCCTGGCCCTCAACAGTGATGAAGTCCAGAGGAACCTGGCCCTGGTGCCTGTGGCTGacaat CAAGTGGCACTGCCTTCCAGCTCAGGGGTCGGGGCAATGGTGCGGCCTGTCACAGGGGCAGACGTCGGCATCAGGAGGGCAGAGATCCGCCCAGGGCTGCGAGAGATTATCCTCTGTAAGGACCAGGACGGAAAGGTGGGACTCCGGCTCAGGGCCATCGACAAC gGAGTGTTTGTCCAGCTGGTGCAGGCTAACTCCCCTGCGGCCCTGGCCGGCCTGCGTTTTGGGGACCAGGTCCTTCAGATCAACGGGCAGAACTGTGCTGGCTGGAGCGTAGACAAGTCCCACAAGGCCCTGAAGGCTGCGGCCGAGACCCGCATTGAGCTTGTGGTCAGGGACAG GCCATTTCAGCGCACTGTCACCATGCATAAAGACAGCTCAGGCCATGTGGGCTTCATCTACAAGTCTGGTAAAATCACCTCACTGGTCAAGGACGGCTCTGCTGCTCGCAACGGCTTGTTGACTGAACATTACATCTGTGAAATAAACGGACAAAACGTTATCGGACTCAAG GATTCTCAGATCAAGGACATTCTGACCACCTCTCCGACAGCCATGACCATCACCATCATGCCAAAGTTCATCTATGAACACATGATTAAGAG gATGTCCACCGGCCTTCTGCGGTCAGCCATGGATCACTCTGTCCCAGAGGTGTGA